A single Lolium perenne isolate Kyuss_39 chromosome 6, Kyuss_2.0, whole genome shotgun sequence DNA region contains:
- the LOC127307095 gene encoding uncharacterized protein has protein sequence MAGVRRQWRRMGSCHTNNAGLDPGMTFVLFIRGDAALIRRCGRRSSARFGVAVVYDDEEKASLYSNECRPTLHFWLFCSGRQSLGYPVVVSVVAFLTSPWKLFYQLRPVSP, from the exons ATGGCTGGCGTGCGGAGACAGTGGAGAAGAATGGGGAG TTGTCATACCAACAACGCTGGCTTGGACCCCGGGATGACGTTCGTGCTGTTCATACGCGGGGATGCAGCTCTAATCAGAAGGTGCGGGAGGCGCAGCTCGGCGAGGTTCGGCGTCGCCGTGGTGTACGATGATGAGGAGAAAGCCAGcctctactccaatgagtgccggcCCACTcttcatttctggctgttttgctCGGGGCGGCAGAGCTTAGGTTATCCGGTGGTGGTCAGTGTGGTGGCGTTCCTGACCTCTCCATGGAAATTATTTTACCAG CTGCGTCCGGTGAGTCCGTGA